The following proteins are co-located in the Phragmites australis chromosome 10, lpPhrAust1.1, whole genome shotgun sequence genome:
- the LOC133883387 gene encoding OVARIAN TUMOR DOMAIN-containing deubiquitinating enzyme 11-like, which yields MSGQQDHVSKSSSSSISSSTQESEEEVSITIGSLLAQAKSNSGHKLGNRLSHLDSIPHIPRVNGKIPNVDNATLDHERLLERLGNYGLAEFQIEGDGNCQFRALADQIFHNPDYHKHVRKAVMKQLKEFRKQYEGHVPMEYKVYLKKMKRSGEWGDHLTLQAAADRFGAKICLLTSFRDTCLIEIVPRDLTPTREIWLSFWCEVHYNSLYAIDDLLTRKTKKKHWLF from the exons ATGTCCGGACAACAGGATCATGTTAGTAAAAGCTCTAGCTCTAGCATCAGCAGCAGTACTCAGGAGAGCGAGGAGGAAGTAAGTATAACTATTGGTAGCCTCTTAGCCCAAGCAAAGAGCAACAGTGGACACAAACTTGGGAATCGCCTGTCCCATTTGGATTCCATCCCG CACATTCCCCGAGTTAATGGGAAAATCCCTAATGTTGATAATGCAACCTTGGATCATGAAAGATTGCTGGAAAG GCTGGGCAATTACGGTTTGGCTGAGTTTCAAATAGAGGGAGATGGCAATTGTCAG TTCCGAGCTTTGGCGGACCAGATATTTCACAACCCTGACTATCACAAACATGTCCGAAAGGCAGTCATGAAACAG CTGAAGGAATTCAGAAAACAGTATGAAGGCCATGTACCAATGGAATATAAGGTGTACttgaagaaaatgaaaag ATCTGGGGAATGGGGTGATCATCTGACCTTACAAGCGGCTGCAGACCGG TTTGGTGCCAAAATTTGTCTGCTGACATCATTTAGAGACACTTGCTTAATTGAAATAGTCCCCAGGGATCTGACTCCCACGAGAG AGATTTGGCTAAGCTTCTGGTGTGAAGTGCACTATAATTCCTTATATGCAATTGACG ATCTCCTGACTCGCAAAACCAAGAAGAAGCACTGGCTGTTCTAG